Proteins encoded within one genomic window of Bombina bombina isolate aBomBom1 chromosome 1, aBomBom1.pri, whole genome shotgun sequence:
- the LOC128657419 gene encoding NPC intracellular cholesterol transporter 2-like, with translation MQFGFLTLLALGCLFPILVAEPLVFKDCGCQKGKLLNVDVSLCPTQPCPLVKGSTYSINVTFTSDEDSVSSKAYVYGVIKQIPIPFGIPEPDGCKSGVECPIKNGQTYTYITKMPIKTEYPSIRLIVRWKLKDDNSNNLFCWDIPVEITNG, from the exons ATGCAG TTTGGATTCCTGACTCTCCTTGCTTTAGGTTGCCTGTTTCCTATCCTAGTCGCAGAGCCTTTGGTGTTCAAGGATTGTGGTTGTCAGAAAGGGAAGTTGCTCAATGTGGACGTGAGCCTGTGTCCCACCCAGCCGTGTCCTCTTGTGAAAGGCAGTACCTACTCCATCAATGTGACCTTCACCAGCGATGAGGACAGTGTCTCCAGCAAGGCTTATGTGTACGGTgttattaaacaaattcctatcccATTCGGCATCCCAGAACCTGATGGCTGCAAGAGTGGTGTAGAGTGTCCCATTAAGAATGGTCAGACGTACACCTACATTACCAAGATGCCCATCAAGACTGAGTACCCCTCTATAAGGCTGATTGTGAGGTGGAAACTAAAAGATGACAACTCAAATAACCTGTTTTGTTGGGACATCCCGGTGGAGATCACTAATGGCTAA